The genomic stretch TCCAGGGTGCTTGACCTGGGCTGCGGTGATGGTGAGTTACTGCATTGGCTATTTACCAATCGTTCCTGCACAGGTACCGGCGTCGAACACGAGCCAGCAAATGTGCTGACCGCCCTTAACCGGGGCGTCTCTGTGCTGGATTTAGACATCGACTTTCAGCTAAATCTTTTCGCCCCTGACTCCTACGACATCGTGGTGCTAAGCCGCACCCTCCAAGCAATTCGGCGCCCAGATGTGGCTCTGGAACAAATGAGCAAAATTGCCCCGCTAATGATTGTCACGATGCCGAACTTTGGGTTTTGGTCCAACAGGTTACGGCTAGCCACCGGTCATATGCCGCAATCTAAAGACCTTCCCTTCACCTGGTACGAAACCCCAAACCTTCACCATTCGACGTTGGTTGATTTAGAGCCACTATTTGACTCGCAGGGGTTAGAAATCGTCGAAAGGGTGCCGCTGTCGGAGAGTGGACGAAGACTTTCGGCTGGGTGGTTGTTACCTAATCTACGCGCTGGTGCTGCTATCTACCTGCTTAAACGCCAGGAAAACAATGAAAACGCCTAATAT from Vaginimicrobium propionicum encodes the following:
- the metW gene encoding methionine biosynthesis protein MetW, which encodes MSARVRNDLFQVANRIPKGSRVLDLGCGDGELLHWLFTNRSCTGTGVEHEPANVLTALNRGVSVLDLDIDFQLNLFAPDSYDIVVLSRTLQAIRRPDVALEQMSKIAPLMIVTMPNFGFWSNRLRLATGHMPQSKDLPFTWYETPNLHHSTLVDLEPLFDSQGLEIVERVPLSESGRRLSAGWLLPNLRAGAAIYLLKRQENNENA